From Chthonomonas sp., the proteins below share one genomic window:
- a CDS encoding glutamate mutase L — protein MSQDIRRIVATDCGSTTTKAILIEMNGNGEYRLVARGEAPTTVEKPFEDVTVGVLNAMTELEELTETEMPEGYEVGRRQLINGDQVWRIYKDGKAEQTRKSPLEGADMYVSTSSAGGGLQMMVAGVVKAMSVESAARAALGAGAILMDSLAVDDGRKDYQKVERLRQLRPDIILMSGGTDGGTKSHLIEMAEVIRRADPKPRFGDMKLPVIYAGNNEASEPVTEVLGETIAMHAVPNLRPTLDTENLDPARDEIHELFLEHVMQQAPGYSKLLEWASEEVMATPNAVGKLLKEYAVQENLNVLGVDIGGATTDVFSVFRDPSGEPIYNRTVSANLGMSYSVCNVLKEAGIENIARWLPFEIDPAEVRNRLRNKMIRPTTIPHSYEDLLIEQAVAREALRLAFYHHKSLARTLTGVQQQRDVGQMFDQAASGETLIKMMKLDMIIGSGGVLSHAPERAQSALMMMDAYEPEGVTMLTVDSIFMMPHLGVLSEHLYVAAKQVFEYDCIIKCGHCISPVGELKGVSGVAVTVSGELDAKVEVGKILVLPLGRGETKNITITPHKNLDVGAGKGKPRTMMVEGGTVGLMIDTRGRPLNLLSGTAQVARNREYLAAMGLPLPH, from the coding sequence ATGTCTCAAGACATTCGGCGCATCGTCGCGACGGACTGCGGTTCTACAACGACCAAGGCCATCCTGATTGAAATGAACGGCAACGGCGAATATCGCCTCGTTGCCCGGGGCGAAGCGCCCACGACGGTTGAAAAACCATTCGAAGACGTGACGGTCGGCGTGCTCAACGCCATGACCGAACTGGAAGAATTGACCGAAACCGAAATGCCGGAAGGCTACGAGGTCGGTCGTCGCCAGCTCATCAACGGTGACCAGGTGTGGCGCATCTATAAGGATGGCAAGGCCGAGCAAACTCGCAAGTCGCCGCTCGAAGGGGCCGACATGTACGTTTCCACCTCGTCTGCGGGCGGCGGTCTGCAGATGATGGTTGCCGGCGTCGTCAAGGCCATGAGCGTTGAAAGCGCCGCGCGCGCCGCACTCGGTGCGGGCGCGATCCTCATGGATTCGCTCGCCGTTGACGATGGCCGCAAGGATTATCAAAAGGTCGAGCGCCTGCGTCAACTGCGCCCGGACATTATTCTCATGTCGGGCGGCACCGATGGCGGCACCAAGAGCCACCTTATTGAAATGGCCGAAGTCATTCGCCGCGCCGACCCCAAGCCCCGCTTCGGCGATATGAAGCTGCCCGTCATCTACGCGGGGAACAACGAAGCTTCCGAGCCGGTGACCGAAGTTCTTGGCGAGACCATTGCGATGCACGCCGTGCCGAACCTGCGGCCGACGCTGGATACCGAAAACCTCGACCCGGCCCGCGACGAGATTCACGAATTGTTCCTGGAGCACGTCATGCAGCAAGCGCCCGGTTACAGCAAGCTGCTGGAGTGGGCGAGCGAGGAAGTCATGGCCACGCCAAACGCGGTGGGCAAACTTTTGAAGGAATATGCGGTTCAGGAAAACCTGAACGTTCTCGGCGTTGACATCGGTGGCGCGACCACCGACGTGTTCTCGGTGTTCCGCGACCCCAGCGGCGAGCCGATTTACAACCGCACGGTTTCGGCCAACCTCGGCATGAGCTACTCGGTGTGTAACGTGCTCAAGGAAGCCGGAATCGAAAACATCGCTCGCTGGCTGCCGTTCGAAATCGACCCGGCTGAAGTGCGCAACCGCCTTCGCAACAAGATGATTCGTCCGACGACGATTCCGCACTCGTACGAAGATTTGCTGATTGAGCAAGCCGTGGCCCGCGAGGCGCTGCGCCTGGCGTTTTACCACCACAAGTCGTTGGCGCGAACCCTCACCGGGGTGCAGCAACAGCGCGACGTCGGCCAGATGTTCGACCAAGCCGCGAGCGGCGAAACCCTCATCAAGATGATGAAGCTGGACATGATCATCGGTTCGGGCGGCGTGCTTTCGCACGCTCCGGAGCGCGCTCAATCGGCGCTGATGATGATGGACGCCTACGAACCGGAGGGCGTGACTATGCTCACGGTGGACTCGATCTTCATGATGCCGCACCTGGGCGTGCTCAGCGAGCACCTCTATGTGGCCGCCAAGCAGGTGTTTGAGTACGACTGCATTATCAAGTGCGGTCACTGCATCAGCCCCGTTGGCGAACTCAAGGGCGTCAGCGGCGTGGCGGTAACAGTGTCGGGCGAACTCGACGCGAAGGTCGAAGTCGGCAAGATTTTGGTATTGCCGCTCGGTCGCGGCGAAACCAAGAACATCACGATTACGCCGCACAAGAATCTGGATGTCGGCGCTGGCAAGGGCAAGCCGCGCACGATGATGGTGGAAGGCGGCACCGTCGGCCTGATGATCGACACCCGCGGTCGTCCGCTCAACCTGCTCTCGGGCACGGCGCAAGTCGCTCGCAATCGCGAGTATCTCGCCGCCATGGGCCTGCCGTTGCCGCACTAA